Genomic DNA from Solanum pennellii chromosome 3, SPENNV200:
GTCTGATGCTTAGAATTTATGCTAACAGGGATTCAATGAAGGACTTTTGGACTACTATTAAGGAAATGAAAGAGAACGGGTTTTATATTGATGAGGAAACGTATAAATCAATTCATTCTATTCTTCGGAATTTGAAAATGGAAACTGATGTCACTGCTTTGAAGCATTTTTATGGGAGGATGATTAAAGATAATGCTATGGGTGATGTGGCGAAAGATGTGTCTGAATTGATTACAAAACAAGAATGGGGAGTTGAGGTGGAGAGACAATTAGGGGAGATGAAACTCTCGGTGTCGGATAATTTTGTGCTTAAGGTGTTGAAGGAACTTAGAGAAGTAGGATATCCACTGAAAGCTTTCAGCTTTTTCAAATGGGTTGCGAGGAATTTAGATTTTCAACACAGCACTGTTACTTATAATGGGATTCTTAGGGTTCTGTGCCGAGAAGAGTCGATTGAGGAGTTCTGGGGTGTAGTAAAAGAGATGATGAGCCTTGGGTTTGAAATAGATCTTGATACATATATAAAGATCTCGAGGCATTTTCAGAAGATTAAGATGTTGAAAGATGCAGTAGAGCTATATGAGCTGATGATGGATGGTCAGTTTAAACCATCACTTGGTGAGTGCAATATTCTTTTAAGATCCATTGCACAGTCACATCCCTCAGATCTTGATTTGCTATTTAGAGTTGTGGAAAAATTTGAGGCCGCAGGGCATTCACGCTCAAAGATTATTTATGATGTCATTCATAGGTGTTTGACTAACTTGGGGCGATTTGAGGAAGCAGAGAAGATAACAGAAGCTATGAGAGATGCAGGATTTGAACCTGACAATATTACCTATAGCCAATTAATATATGGACTTTGCAAAGTGAGGAGGCTGGAGGAGGCATCAAAGGTGATAGATGTGATGGAAGAATGTGGATGCATTCCGGATATCAAGACTTGGACTGTTCTGATACAAGGGCATTGTTTTGCTGGTGAAGTTGATAAGGCGCTGTTTTGTTTTGCTAAGATGATGGAGAAAAATGTTGATACAGATGCTGATCTGTTGGATGTACTACTTAATGGTTTTTTGAGTCAAAGAAGAGTTTTTGGTGCATATCAGTTATTGACCGAGTTGGTGAATAAGTTTCAAATGCGCCCATGGCAAGCAACATACAAACTTGTCATTCAAAAGCTCTTGGGGGAAAGGAAATTCGAAGAAGCGCTTGATCTACTCCGTCGGATGAAGAAACACAACTATCCACCTTTTCCAGAACCCTTTCTTCAATATATTTCAAAGTCAGGAACAGTGGAAGATGCAGTGGAGTTTTTAAAGGCGTTGAGCGTCAAGGACTATCCATCTGTTTCAGCCTATCAACATGTTTTCCAGTCCTTCTTTGCAGAAGGTAGACATTCTGAGGCAAAAGATCTGCTCTACAAGTGCCCACATCATATTCGGCAACACCCAGCAATTTGTGGCCTCTTTGGTTCGTCAAATTCTAACAGTGGAAAAGCTAAAAGGTTCTCTCGGCAGAGCTCGACTTCTGTGTAGGCACAAGGTGCAATTAGTGAAATCTGGGAGGAGGATTAAGGTTAGTGTCTGATACGATCTTCCGATGCTAACCTCGCCAGGATCTTTAACTTTAAAGGACAAATACACAAGTTAATCAGATAGGTCAGATAACACTCTATTAGCTGGTTCAGTCAATGCATGCAAAATCTTGCCAGGTTCATGTCTTTAAGATCTTTCACTTAGAACCTGAATAAGGGTGATTTCCTTGTATTCATTGTGTTGATTTCACAATTATATGTTCTtatatttacttaaaaaaattggCAAGATGATAACTCATATGCTTCTGCTGCTTCACACAGTTTTTTACCGAGATGCAATGAGCCTTGAGACTCGTGATTTAGTGCTATTCTGTGTCAAACTTGTGAAACCTGAGAGATGTGGGTGACCCTACATATATTCCACATATATAGATATTTAACTGCATAATATTCCTAGAGATTAGCTAATTCAATAATAGCCTGTACACCTGGAATTTTGAGTTTATAATTCTCACTCATCTAGACTTATACCAGATTGTTTTCTTCCTCTACCGTTTCTTGAATTCTCAAGAATTGCTTCGCAACCGACGATGTGAATAGCTGAAACCATGATGAACCGTCATCCAGAGAAAACTGTTGAACAAAAGACTCAAAAGTCATCAAATTGGCTCAAAATGTGCTGGTGGGGAGGTAATAGGTATCACgtggaattagttgaggtgcGCTGAAGCTACGTTAGACACCacagttattttttttttaataaaagagaagaaagatttGAATTCATCAAAAGGCAAATTAGAGTAACCAAAGTATCTGATAGAATGTAAGACATGATATTGTAGGCTGTTGCACAAATTGCTTGATGGCAACATGATTTGGTGCCTAAGCAAGGTAATTTAATGTGGTTACTGTTTGACAGGTTTTAGTTCCCTTTGCTGTAGTTTTGACGAAATTCTAGATTCTATCTGAGCACCTCTGCTTATATTAATTGGTTAATCAGACTAAAAGTCAGTATCTCGGTCATctaattgaacaaaatattcaaTGACATTGTGAAACTCTAAAAGCTTTTCACTAGTTCACGTTTAGTATTTGTAGATAAAAAGAGTTCGTATAAACAAGATACTTATTCTATACAAATAAAAGGGATCTTGTTTAGACAAACTTTCTCAAGAAAAAGATACCTTTTCCTTACTGGGGTAGATTTCTACAGAGTATCAATCATCTATTCCTCAATCCTCTTGCAAAAGAAGAACTATAAGTGAAGCTGATAAATTTACAGCTAAGCTTCGTGCAAAATACACCCTAATTCTACTGTTAGCTAGAACAGTAGAAATATGATCGAAACTGATAAGTTTACAGCTAAGCTTCGTGCAAAATCTTTTACACACTAATTCTACTGCAAAATTGCTCTTGTTTGTGTTGGTTAAATATCAAAGATCTTGCCAAGAATTCATCCTGTTACCACTAGTAAAGCTTGTTTTGATCCATGGAGATATGTTTTGTTTAACTGCCTCTTCTAGGTGATATTTGCTGATGCTCtatctcctttctcctcttcaTCCTGCACTGTGAATGTACACCTAGGTTTAGGTTTGAACTTTTTCAGTCTTGATCTTTCATCTATAGCCAATTAGCCATTGAAGAGATATAAAGGAAGTATTTTGTTTTCTAGGTAATTTCTTATAACGGAAAAAAAGAGATGCAATggcattataatatttttgttggcTCCTTCTGTAATTAGAAGTGGCATAATTCACATATATTGGGAAAACCCTCGAACACACAATCTCTTCTCTTTTGTTACTATAAAGAGGACTTGTAGGCTTTGTACCtgtgtcaaaaaaaaaaagatgactAGTAGGTTATCTTGTGGAACATATATTAGAATTCTATACGAAAGTTCCACTGGTAGGAGCACATAAACTATGGAAGTGTATTGACAAGTTAAAAGATCCAAATACTGCAATTAAGAGTTACGAAGCGCTATGGGAGTTGTCTTATGCCCATTGTTTGGATTCTATGATGTTCTTGGAGGTTTATATGCTCGGATAGTCCAATTTAGTAGTTTGCTTGATAAGTCTTTGCCCAGCTCTTCTTCCAGGGAAACAGTCTTTAAAGGTCGAAGCTTGATTCCGGCATTGTGATTCTTTCTAATGAGTAGCATGTCCATAAATGAGCAGTGCGTATTGTTTCTCAGTAGCAGTGATTGTACATATTGTGAAACGAAGTCACAATTAATAACTGAGAAAAGATGTGAAATCCATTGTTTCTTCCATGATGTTTGATTTTTTCACCTCTTTGATCTATTTAGCCTTTATATCTGACTTTCCAGCAAGGAGGCCCCAGACTGGGATGGGGGCGGGGGCGGGGGCGGGTTCCTTGCAGTCTTCTTGGAACAATAAGAGCGAGCACAATAATGATAAGTCACTTGTTGAATCATCAAATATTCCTATTTACCATTATTCCAGCCAAATTTTGTTGGAGGGTTGTTTGATTAAATTCTGCAACTATTGTCTGTCATGAACTTGGGATGTGACTATCTCTAATGTTGTCAATATAGTAGATGCACTTTATTTTAAAGCTTTGCCATGGTAGTGTTTGATTTAAGTGTTGTAAGATTACTCAAATGTTGAACTcataaaaatcaacaaatttgACCGTGCAGAAGTGCCTGGGTTTCTTTCTGCTTCTGCTGCCGCCTGCCAGCCTGATAATTGAACTGATGGTATTTGTGAGACTAGCTGTAATTAACATTCTGTCGGTTCAAGGGAAATTACAAACCGCCTGGCTACAAATAGTTGTTTTCTGCATTCACTCTGAACTGTCGAATATGGAGAGTAAGCTAAGAAGCTACTTCAGTTTGAGAGGTCAACGCCACCGTGCAGCTGAGAAATGCAGTCTTTGGCCATCATGTCATTTTCATTTGTGTTATATACACTCAAATGTGCAATATTTATGTTATCAGGCTGAAAATTTTGTTGTCATTACTTTTCACTTTGTTTACTAAACTTTACACAGAAAAGTCCATTTATTGTATTGGATTTTTCGGAGTTTCTTGTTACTGATTAGTAGGTTTGAAGTTCTtatgatacgttatcacttgacTGGTATAAACTGCAATTTTAGCTGTCTTCGGTTTTTGACTCATTTGTTGGCTGCTAAATTTTGTTTACAACTAGGAGAAGTCTAATTTTGGTTTCTTCGAGCTCTTGATCAAACTCTAGATCCATCATAACAACTTGGGCTTGCCACATTCAACTATAGAATAAGTTTTCACGATGTTCATGGGCCTCTTGCAGTGATGAATAAAGAGTCAAGACTCcctttattattttgtattatttccCTTGCCTTGTATAGTGTGCTTGAGGATGCTCTATGCTTCTAGTCTCAACCTTCAACACAGGAATGACAGTTCAGTGCACTAAAGCTCTAGCTATGCGTGAGGTTCAAGGAAGACTTGAACCACAAAAATCTTCCACAAATTCACTCCAAAAACCACCTTTCAAGTGTGAGAATTGCCTTTTCAAATGCTCTTTTATTGAAGATATAAAGTCATTATAATGCAGTATCTATTGATCACAATATATATCATTATGTTcgataaaaatatttgtcactAGCAATAAAGGGTTCTATCAAACTCATCCTTTGAATATGTGATGAAAGTAGGTGCCAAAAAATAAGTATGttctagaaaaaaataaaatataataacgttgatttattttttttgtgtgtgccAAACTTTATTATCTCTACCTCCCTTATTGAAGAGTACATCTTCCTAATCTAAGGCCACTAATAGAGTTACGATTACAAGTTTCCATCTCCTAAAGTCACCCAACATGAGGTTCTTCTTGTGTCAAGATAACGTGGCCCCCCATACAATATCTCTCACTTAAGACAAAAGTTACTCTAAACACACTATGAAGAAAAAGCAGGAGCCTCATCAAGATGAACAACATGATGTTGAAATCCTCAAGGCTGTGGCACAAGCCTGGCATGGACACTCTAGCAGCCGTGGAACTACTGCTGAATTCGACGCCCACCGCCACAATTTCAAGAATAAGCCATCAAGATTCAAGCTTGAAGCTATGAACAAGGCAACCTCCAGAGAATATGATGGAACAATTAGTAGATGGGATTTCAGCCAGTCTCTTTGGGATTCTTATGAGATACTCAATGTGTCCAAAAAGTTAGAAACTGGGCTAATGCTGGACCATCCATTGGATGGGTCTATCCGACTTGGACAGAAGAGGAAAGAGAGTAAGAATAGCTTAAGAAATTTGCTCAATAGGGTGTCTTCAAGAAGATATAATGATGCTGATTCAACACTAGACAAGGATGGTTAATATCAAGTAGTAATATGTAGAATTTGGTTTCATTTTTTCTGAAAGAAGCCAAGAGAGCTccgtttcttgatttttttccttatcACATATGCTgattcttctttatcttttaggcgatttttcatataattatcaTCACTTAGCTGAGAGGAAGCACAAGATGCATTGTACTGAAGCCTGCAGCTTCATCCATCCACCTGTTGagtgaataaatgaaaaaaaaaaggagtggCTAACGTATAGCCACTGGGTGGGGATGTGTTGGTGTTTTTGTTCCCGTCCCACGAGTCGAAGTCCCCACACTTTCCAAATCAGCTAAAAGATTGATTGAGCTGCACTATATAGAAAAAGAATCATATACCTTAGAGATAGGAGATTTAGGAAATGTTTTCTTCTTTCCTCAACTGAATTATTGTACCTTGCTTTTGAAGATTCTTTCAAGATTGGAACTTGAAGGGACCGTTGTGAACAGGGATAATGCCCTTCGAGTCTAGAAGGGGTGGGGAGGGAGCAGTAATTTGTGAGTGTGTTGTGCAAGAGCTGACATTACAGTAATGAACAAACAGGCAATTTCTTCCTATAAAGGAATCTATTAACAAACTATTAGTGAAGTTACAGTACTTAGTTTTCTTATGATTTACAATAACAAGTCACTGTGTATGTCAAGTTTGATTTGATAACCTCAAAAATACAGTATATTACCTGCTATTACTGGTGAAACTACAGTAATAGTGTAAAAATGCTTTAATTGTTAGTGTATATAACACAAATCCTTAGTAAAACAGTTGTTTCTACGTCTTTAATTGCTTTATTGCATTTTCTACTTTCAACTTGAGGATTATGCTTTCTCCCTTTTCTGCTAACTGTTGCTAGCAATAACAGAATAGAAGTAGAAGATTTGTTTTAGTAAGATGGACAGCCTGTTGAgtttttgatattgttgaaaGTGAGGCTTGGTTCTTCTAAGTTTTAGATGAACTAGGAGAAGCCGGTGCAAACTAGATGAGGGAAAAGCTTTGGATGATGCCAAAGCCTGTCCTATTTGATTAACTATATGCAAAAGATGAGCAAATAGGTAGTAACTTCAAGTTTCATCACATATCAAGTACTTGCATACAGATTTATAGTAAATAGAACTGTAAAGACAGCCTATGATAAAGTGTGATACAACAGACATCTTATTATACTAGTGATTCAGTATGACCTAGTGATCATTCATAACTGTGTATCTGCCAAGCATTAGTTGTATGCTCAATAGACCTTAAAAGTATCCATCTTTGCAAGCTCAAAGTTCT
This window encodes:
- the LOC107012429 gene encoding pentatricopeptide repeat-containing protein At3g48250, chloroplastic, which produces MNHGKRILSSLRLRNSLFFTQLSRATSSNHQVTQHLYLSPSLLTQIYTTTSILGSSQNVFFSSKTESFVDIILSNDWSKQLEKDLGKNDFPVTHEAVMYLLKKLDKEPRKAGDFLKWVVKQKGFKPSSSMYSLMLRIYANRDSMKDFWTTIKEMKENGFYIDEETYKSIHSILRNLKMETDVTALKHFYGRMIKDNAMGDVAKDVSELITKQEWGVEVERQLGEMKLSVSDNFVLKVLKELREVGYPLKAFSFFKWVARNLDFQHSTVTYNGILRVLCREESIEEFWGVVKEMMSLGFEIDLDTYIKISRHFQKIKMLKDAVELYELMMDGQFKPSLGECNILLRSIAQSHPSDLDLLFRVVEKFEAAGHSRSKIIYDVIHRCLTNLGRFEEAEKITEAMRDAGFEPDNITYSQLIYGLCKVRRLEEASKVIDVMEECGCIPDIKTWTVLIQGHCFAGEVDKALFCFAKMMEKNVDTDADLLDVLLNGFLSQRRVFGAYQLLTELVNKFQMRPWQATYKLVIQKLLGERKFEEALDLLRRMKKHNYPPFPEPFLQYISKSGTVEDAVEFLKALSVKDYPSVSAYQHVFQSFFAEGRHSEAKDLLYKCPHHIRQHPAICGLFGSSNSNSGKAKRFSRQSSTSV
- the LOC107014860 gene encoding uncharacterized protein LOC107014860; its protein translation is MKKKQEPHQDEQHDVEILKAVAQAWHGHSSSRGTTAEFDAHRHNFKNKPSRFKLEAMNKATSREYDGTISRWDFSQSLWDSYEILNVSKKLETGLMLDHPLDGSIRLGQKRKESKNSLRNLLNRVSSRRYNDADSTLDKDG